In a genomic window of Occallatibacter riparius:
- a CDS encoding cellulose synthase subunit BcsC-related outer membrane protein, whose product MSLILQTGFAQKTATPANTAEKTRQTLAANARALESRGRPDMAIQIWQQILLSDPKNAEALAGLARDYKLSGSAKESDNALEKLRTINPNDPNIGKIQSLSTSRVQNDDLRRAGELARQGHNEDAMKIYRQLYADRPPEGDIALAYYQTLYGTATGKEQAIGAMRALAQKNPGDSRYSVELGRMLTYDPRTRTEGIRLLEEHPLDPAARSALRQALIWDSANPASAAELRKYMQAHPQDAELASRLKENESKLAEMNSGIARTPEERAAFAALNAKRLDEAEKRFQELLEKDPNNGRVAAGMGFLRMQQQNFGGAVSYLTQAEQNGYKTAVVENALATSRFWYTMGEATQAFDANQLDVAAQKYQEALAMKPKSPEALNGLAGLYIKEQQYQQAAGVYQDLLKSQPSNADAWRGLFLAYARDGQNEKALATAAKFPARIKTEMAKDPEYLRTLATIYKAEGRPIEAQKVLSQALALPFPDNGANLKQGTRLQYAGILMEASRFDQAAAIYTQILNDDANSLPAWMGLVSAHHELGQDTAAIGDVEKMPPSVYESALSDSGFLTMLGSIYQQANQPDVAQTLLERSVKVQQAQGAQPSVQLQLQLAGIYLQRGNTDQAYAIYRQVLTANPERADAWKGLISTLQATDHSTEALQQLVYIPPSVRKELETDPQFVQTVASIYATAGDIPHATEYMARVQRYYAQQGTAMPSDTAIQNAWLLYNTKNDRALYPELMRLGSRPDLTAAQRETVQTIWASWAVRRAGAAMDNGDNQRAVEILEAASQAFPENVQVKRILAGGYLRTGQTRASLALYKSLPMQDAGVNDFQGAIGAALAANDKVQAEAWLRQALERFPHDYKILGMAARYEQARGDAQRSADYWRAAIAAMPAGSPTDKLAHELAYPDQNTKAQKARSNADLQQLLNPDNAAMNDPFQKTVKLPPLPSYGPDPYLGTAPVILQPQQAAVRPNDIPTAPPVTQAPVTQAPIVQVPATEPTPTPRTTTHRGSAPLPAPKQGTQPSTNHKKPTTGTSGPGGYTGRMNIPEEHITVPEPRPAQSPTPSYTPSYTAPPQQPADQNRPVLPVPSTGDKPKVYIPAPQSSIAPNAGSQPAYRLSTPSTGDKASQAQALFAQQTDSQLTPGSDQQIRQLGNVPLTLPGDAPHPSETSSAVATVRPAMSGIQYTPSAQEAATGAYSAQQPKQAPPEPQPRKQQQAPPPPPPASTAQPEQQQPKKHQKHSAKTAQETVPTLVTAPTEAAPLPPPPGVDQTQQPQPAQQQPAAPDTSAPGGLTDEQLQDRNLPPLRGPWVKVQRQPKVISPREEAEQQLQSLESSYSAWLAGTGIINYRSGDLGYSRLSAFEVPFEWSAPVGYHGRISVIAKPVFLDSGQADGTSVITVQELTSGARTLVTIPQPLGTMTNTGPTAGTTFTGAPPAQQNATGLSPEIQLTTPTFAAAGGYTPLGFLVANWTARASWRPGNGPITFSFTRDSIKDSQLSYGGLRDPGTSSLSYPGTIWGGVVGTGGNVQYVHGDAISGFYLGGGGQYINGYNTQTNYRVDGNGGAYWRVKAFPEFGSLSIGTNFFAMHYKNNQGAFTFGMGGYFSPQAYFLANVPVTWAGHYQTRWHYQIVGGLGVQAFQTDLTPLYPLPEQKPILIGLNNASLPATTSIGANYDIRANGAYQVSPHWFIEGFASGNNARNYNAATAGFSIHYMFRAQPSTVTAPTGLFPHDGIRPFTVP is encoded by the coding sequence ATGAGCCTGATCCTGCAAACAGGCTTTGCGCAGAAAACGGCGACTCCTGCCAATACGGCAGAGAAGACACGCCAGACTTTGGCAGCAAATGCGCGGGCTCTCGAGTCACGCGGCCGGCCCGACATGGCCATCCAGATCTGGCAGCAGATTCTGCTCTCCGATCCCAAGAACGCCGAAGCCCTCGCCGGCCTGGCCCGCGACTATAAACTGAGCGGCTCTGCCAAGGAATCGGACAACGCCCTCGAAAAGCTGCGCACCATCAACCCCAACGATCCCAACATCGGAAAAATCCAGTCTCTCTCCACCTCTCGCGTCCAGAATGACGACCTCCGCCGCGCCGGCGAACTTGCCCGCCAGGGGCACAACGAAGACGCGATGAAGATATATCGGCAGCTCTACGCCGATCGCCCTCCTGAAGGCGACATCGCGCTGGCCTACTATCAGACGCTGTACGGCACCGCCACCGGCAAAGAGCAGGCCATCGGCGCAATGCGCGCTCTCGCGCAGAAGAACCCCGGCGACTCGCGCTACTCCGTCGAACTCGGCCGCATGCTCACTTACGATCCGAGGACGCGCACAGAAGGCATCAGGCTGCTCGAAGAGCATCCCCTCGATCCCGCTGCTCGCAGTGCTCTTCGCCAGGCTCTCATCTGGGACTCGGCCAATCCGGCTTCCGCCGCGGAACTGCGCAAGTACATGCAGGCCCATCCCCAGGATGCCGAGCTGGCTTCGCGCCTCAAAGAGAACGAGTCCAAGCTCGCCGAGATGAACTCCGGCATCGCGCGCACTCCTGAAGAGCGTGCAGCCTTTGCAGCGCTGAATGCCAAGCGCCTCGACGAAGCCGAGAAACGCTTCCAGGAACTTCTCGAAAAGGATCCGAACAACGGCCGCGTAGCCGCCGGCATGGGTTTCCTGCGCATGCAGCAGCAGAACTTCGGTGGGGCCGTCAGCTATCTCACCCAGGCCGAGCAGAACGGCTACAAAACCGCCGTCGTCGAGAACGCACTCGCCACTTCGCGCTTCTGGTACACCATGGGCGAGGCCACCCAGGCCTTTGACGCCAACCAGCTCGACGTGGCCGCGCAGAAATACCAGGAAGCGCTGGCCATGAAGCCCAAGAGCCCCGAGGCCCTCAACGGCCTCGCCGGCCTCTACATTAAGGAGCAGCAGTACCAGCAGGCCGCTGGCGTCTATCAGGACCTGCTCAAATCGCAGCCTTCCAATGCCGATGCCTGGCGCGGCCTGTTCCTCGCCTATGCCCGCGACGGCCAGAACGAAAAAGCGCTCGCCACCGCAGCCAAGTTCCCCGCGCGTATCAAAACTGAAATGGCGAAGGACCCCGAGTACCTTCGCACCCTAGCCACCATCTACAAGGCGGAAGGCCGTCCCATCGAGGCGCAGAAAGTCCTCTCGCAAGCACTGGCTCTGCCATTCCCTGACAACGGTGCGAACCTCAAGCAGGGCACGCGCCTGCAATACGCCGGCATCCTGATGGAAGCAAGCCGCTTCGATCAGGCCGCCGCCATCTATACCCAGATCCTCAACGACGACGCCAACAGCCTTCCCGCCTGGATGGGCCTCGTCAGCGCGCACCACGAGCTCGGACAGGACACCGCCGCCATCGGCGATGTCGAGAAGATGCCCCCCTCGGTCTACGAGTCGGCGCTCTCTGATTCCGGCTTCCTCACGATGCTCGGATCCATCTACCAGCAGGCCAACCAGCCCGACGTGGCACAGACCCTGCTCGAGCGCAGCGTGAAGGTGCAACAGGCGCAAGGCGCGCAGCCCTCCGTGCAGTTGCAGTTGCAGCTTGCCGGCATCTATCTGCAGCGCGGCAACACCGATCAGGCCTACGCCATTTACCGCCAGGTGCTCACCGCCAACCCCGAGCGCGCCGATGCCTGGAAGGGCCTCATCTCAACCCTGCAGGCCACCGACCATTCAACGGAAGCCCTGCAGCAGCTCGTCTACATCCCCCCCTCCGTCCGCAAGGAACTCGAGACCGATCCGCAGTTCGTCCAGACCGTGGCCAGCATCTACGCCACTGCCGGCGACATCCCCCATGCCACGGAATACATGGCCCGCGTGCAGCGGTACTACGCGCAGCAGGGAACTGCCATGCCTTCCGACACGGCCATTCAGAATGCGTGGCTCCTCTACAACACCAAGAACGACCGTGCCCTCTATCCCGAGTTGATGCGGCTCGGTTCGCGTCCCGATCTCACCGCCGCCCAGCGCGAAACCGTGCAAACCATCTGGGCAAGCTGGGCCGTCCGCCGTGCCGGCGCCGCCATGGACAACGGCGACAACCAGCGCGCCGTGGAGATTCTCGAGGCTGCATCTCAGGCCTTTCCTGAGAACGTCCAGGTCAAGCGCATCCTCGCCGGCGGCTATCTCCGCACCGGCCAGACCCGCGCCTCGCTTGCCCTCTATAAGAGCCTGCCCATGCAGGATGCCGGCGTAAACGACTTCCAGGGCGCGATCGGTGCCGCCCTCGCTGCCAACGACAAGGTCCAGGCCGAGGCTTGGCTGCGTCAGGCGCTCGAGCGCTTCCCGCACGATTACAAGATTCTCGGCATGGCGGCCAGGTACGAACAGGCGCGCGGCGATGCCCAGCGCTCCGCGGATTACTGGCGTGCCGCCATTGCCGCCATGCCCGCGGGCTCGCCCACCGACAAGCTGGCGCATGAGCTTGCCTACCCCGACCAGAACACCAAAGCGCAGAAGGCGCGTTCCAACGCCGATCTCCAGCAACTTCTCAATCCTGACAACGCGGCCATGAATGACCCGTTCCAGAAGACAGTGAAGCTACCGCCGCTGCCCTCCTACGGCCCAGACCCCTACCTCGGCACTGCGCCTGTGATTCTCCAGCCGCAACAGGCCGCCGTCCGGCCGAACGACATTCCCACCGCGCCCCCCGTCACGCAGGCCCCGGTCACACAGGCCCCGATCGTGCAGGTGCCGGCAACCGAACCTACCCCCACCCCCCGCACCACCACGCATCGCGGCTCCGCCCCGCTACCCGCGCCAAAGCAGGGAACTCAGCCCTCGACAAACCACAAGAAGCCCACAACTGGAACCTCGGGCCCGGGCGGCTACACCGGGCGCATGAACATTCCCGAAGAGCACATCACCGTTCCGGAGCCCCGCCCGGCGCAATCGCCGACGCCTTCCTACACCCCCTCCTACACGGCTCCCCCGCAGCAACCGGCAGATCAGAATCGGCCGGTCCTGCCCGTCCCCTCCACCGGGGACAAGCCCAAGGTCTACATCCCCGCCCCGCAATCGTCCATCGCACCCAACGCCGGCTCGCAGCCGGCGTATCGTCTTTCAACGCCGTCCACGGGCGACAAGGCTTCTCAGGCGCAGGCGCTCTTCGCCCAGCAAACGGATTCGCAGCTCACCCCCGGGTCTGACCAGCAGATCCGCCAGCTCGGAAATGTGCCCCTCACTCTGCCGGGTGACGCCCCCCACCCCTCTGAAACCTCGTCTGCGGTCGCGACCGTCAGACCGGCCATGAGCGGCATCCAGTACACCCCCTCCGCACAGGAAGCAGCTACCGGCGCCTACTCCGCTCAGCAGCCCAAGCAGGCGCCTCCCGAGCCGCAGCCTCGGAAGCAGCAGCAGGCACCCCCCCCTCCCCCCCCAGCCTCCACCGCCCAGCCGGAGCAGCAGCAGCCCAAAAAGCACCAAAAGCACAGTGCCAAAACCGCGCAGGAGACAGTTCCGACCCTCGTGACTGCTCCCACCGAGGCGGCCCCTCTGCCCCCCCCTCCTGGGGTCGACCAGACCCAGCAGCCGCAGCCCGCCCAGCAGCAGCCGGCAGCGCCCGACACTTCCGCTCCCGGTGGCCTCACCGACGAGCAGCTTCAGGATCGCAATCTTCCTCCGCTCCGCGGCCCCTGGGTCAAAGTGCAGCGCCAGCCCAAGGTGATCAGCCCCCGCGAAGAGGCAGAGCAGCAATTGCAGTCTCTTGAAAGCAGTTACAGCGCCTGGCTCGCCGGCACCGGCATCATCAACTACCGCAGCGGCGATCTCGGCTACAGCCGCCTTTCGGCCTTTGAAGTCCCATTCGAGTGGTCCGCTCCCGTCGGCTACCACGGACGCATCTCCGTCATCGCCAAGCCCGTCTTCCTCGACTCCGGTCAAGCCGACGGCACCAGCGTCATCACCGTGCAGGAGCTGACATCGGGCGCCCGCACCCTGGTCACCATTCCGCAGCCCCTCGGCACCATGACCAACACAGGCCCCACCGCCGGCACGACCTTCACGGGTGCCCCCCCGGCCCAGCAGAACGCCACCGGTCTCTCGCCGGAGATTCAGCTCACCACTCCCACCTTTGCCGCTGCCGGCGGGTACACCCCCCTCGGCTTCCTGGTTGCCAACTGGACCGCGCGCGCCTCCTGGCGTCCCGGCAACGGACCCATCACCTTCAGCTTCACGCGCGACTCCATCAAGGACTCGCAGCTCTCCTATGGCGGCCTCCGCGATCCCGGCACTTCGTCCCTCAGCTACCCGGGAACCATCTGGGGCGGCGTTGTGGGCACGGGCGGCAACGTCCAGTACGTGCACGGCGATGCCATCTCCGGCTTCTATCTCGGCGGCGGCGGCCAGTACATCAACGGCTATAACACTCAAACCAATTACCGCGTCGACGGCAATGGCGGCGCTTACTGGCGCGTCAAGGCCTTCCCCGAGTTCGGCTCGCTGAGCATCGGCACCAACTTCTTCGCCATGCATTACAAGAACAACCAGGGAGCCTTCACCTTCGGAATGGGCGGCTACTTCAGCCCGCAGGCATACTTCCTGGCCAACGTGCCCGTCACGTGGGCCGGCCATTACCAGACCCGCTGGCACTACCAGATCGTCGGCGGCCTCGGCGTGCAAGCCTTCCAGACGGACCTGACCCCCCTCTACCCCCTGCCCGAGCAGAAGCCCATCCTGATCGGCCTCAACAACGCCTCGCTTCCCGCGACTACCAGCATCGGAGCGAACTACGACATCCGCGCCAACGGCGCCTACCAGGTCAGCCCGCACTGGTTCATAGAAGGGTTCGCAAGCGGAAACAACGCCCGCAACTACAACGCCGCCACCGCGGGCTTCTCCATCCACTACATGTTCCGCGCCCAGCCCTCCACGGTGACGGCCCCCACCGGCCTCTTCCCCCACGACGGCATCCGCCCCTTCACGGTGCCATAG
- the bcsZ gene encoding cellulose synthase complex periplasmic endoglucanase BcsZ, with amino-acid sequence MLDLSSRRWLKKGSLAVVLLLAAATAGCRQGPWDLWEAYSAHFINADGRVVEHSVNDRTTSEGQSYALFFALVDNDRPRFEKVLSWTQNNLAGGDLGKKLPGWQWGKAPDGQWKLLDPNPASDADCWIAYTLIEAGRLWQHPDYKETGRRMLSLIAKQEVADLPGFGSMLMPGNTENWVHNNVWTLNPSYLPLFQFQRFAEVDPSGPWGSIAMNIPRLLRQGSPKGFAMDWINYIPNDGFSPAPPPGPNPPPPAPLPQTGTKPNGNYTSNQVIPQPPPVTGQPMGSYDAIRVYLWAGMVDPNGRTREDLVNSLSGMGVYLSDPERTAPPEKVSAHGLPEPQDGPVGFSAALLPYLWAKPDLARVAAQQRVRMSAQRQPDSGLYGKQPVYYDQNLVLFAIGYLDSRFRFGPRGELKVEWTR; translated from the coding sequence TTGTTGGATCTGTCATCGCGCCGCTGGCTGAAAAAGGGTTCGCTTGCTGTCGTGCTGCTGCTGGCCGCGGCGACCGCCGGATGCCGCCAGGGACCGTGGGATTTGTGGGAAGCCTACTCGGCGCATTTCATCAATGCGGATGGGCGCGTGGTCGAGCACAGCGTCAACGACCGCACCACCTCCGAAGGGCAGTCGTACGCCCTCTTCTTCGCGCTGGTCGATAACGACCGCCCCCGTTTCGAAAAGGTCCTCTCGTGGACGCAGAACAATCTCGCCGGCGGCGATCTGGGCAAGAAGCTTCCCGGCTGGCAATGGGGCAAAGCGCCGGACGGCCAGTGGAAGCTCCTCGATCCCAACCCCGCCTCCGACGCCGACTGCTGGATTGCTTACACCCTGATCGAAGCCGGAAGGCTCTGGCAGCACCCCGACTACAAAGAAACCGGCCGTCGAATGCTCAGCCTGATCGCCAAGCAGGAAGTCGCCGATCTCCCCGGCTTCGGCTCGATGCTGATGCCCGGCAACACTGAGAACTGGGTTCACAACAATGTCTGGACGCTGAATCCCAGCTACCTGCCCCTCTTCCAGTTCCAGCGCTTCGCTGAAGTCGACCCCTCCGGCCCCTGGGGCAGCATCGCCATGAACATCCCGCGCCTCCTGCGTCAGGGTTCGCCCAAGGGCTTTGCGATGGACTGGATCAACTACATCCCCAACGACGGCTTCTCGCCCGCACCCCCTCCCGGACCCAACCCGCCGCCCCCTGCCCCCCTGCCGCAAACCGGCACCAAGCCGAACGGCAACTACACCTCCAACCAGGTGATCCCGCAGCCTCCTCCAGTCACCGGGCAGCCGATGGGCAGCTACGACGCCATCCGCGTCTACCTCTGGGCCGGAATGGTCGACCCCAACGGCCGCACCCGCGAAGACCTGGTGAACTCGCTTTCCGGTATGGGCGTCTATCTCTCCGATCCTGAACGCACCGCTCCACCGGAAAAGGTAAGCGCGCACGGACTCCCCGAGCCCCAGGACGGTCCGGTGGGATTTTCGGCGGCGCTTCTTCCTTATTTATGGGCCAAGCCCGACCTCGCCCGAGTCGCCGCGCAGCAGAGAGTTAGGATGAGTGCACAGCGACAACCAGACTCGGGCCTCTACGGGAAGCAGCCCGTGTATTATGACCAAAACCTTGTTCTGTTTGCGATTGGGTATCTGGATAGCAGGTTCCGGTTTGGACCGCGCGGGGAACTAAAGGTAGAGTGGACACGGTGA
- the bcsA gene encoding UDP-forming cellulose synthase catalytic subunit has translation MTPTGLWQDIGAGENLLMRLLRFVFLGAAAVAFYFLAVLPLTWPQQAVCGLLTLLMAMALSRSSDSYLITLTLMIMSMFCTFRYGYWRISSTVQFFEDPANHPGMLDGFFILSLVLAEVYAFIILFLGYFQTIWPLRRAPVALPDDEDEWPHIDVLIPTYNEPLDVVRYTALGALNMDWPADKMHVYILDDGRRKEFEQFAFEAGIGYKTRTDNKHAKAGNINTALKALSSPYVAIFDCDHVPTRSFLQMTMGWFMRDSKLAMLQTPHHFYSPDPFERNLQQFRIIPNEGELFYGIVQDGNDFWNATFFCGSCAVLRREALDEIGGIAVETVTEDAHTSLRMQMNGWGTAYINIPQAAGLATERLSAHVGQRIRWARGMIQILRTDNPLFAPGLKFPQRLCYFNAMMHFMYAIPRLIFLTAPLIYLILSHTNVPGYWAAILAYALPHLILSNVTNSRIQGEHRHSFWNEIYETVLSPYILLPTVMALINPKLGKFNVTAKGGVVRQTFFDTKIAQPFLILLLFNVAGLLVAIPRYFIWDRDRPGTVLMNVLWSVFNIIILGVTTAVAREMRQLRTTVRISIVTPVMARMPDGSLIEGETVDMSSGGTAIRFNQTVELAPQTEVMLAFPMPNGTQQLHAKVVGGDGATLRVKFENLTIAEQEVLTMVLYSRADSWLGWGESRESDNVLKSLSRIFQISMHGLSQTAKSLVTPRAKSKKKKAASVAAATSAVLVIAAMIGLDAPRLHAQPAVSASGEQARPGTTAASAVPAPPGQFRDTFSLGDTGSSQIDMHGVDSSTTIYFTLPQTHVAKTAKIHVSYAFSPALLPEISHLKLILNGTLFATIEPTPDGSGRSKGEVSEAEFNIPPELMVHNNALTMQFIGHYTLMCEDPANSTLWARVHRTTYLDMQGDLLPLADDLKQLPLPFLDAAVVQPLSLPVVFASAPDSKAIQAAGIVTSYFGMISEGRPVRFPVHIGELPAGNAVIISDSPSNLPAGINLGAGASGPIVAMRPNPNDPYGKVLVVAGGDPDQVIQAAQAVALQSGLLQGPQASIDRLDLPARRPADSAPRWAQTDQKIALWDYKARDSMQGDGSAPLNVYFRIPPDIYFADRPNSILHMSYRYNSIPIGPISSMQIRINNAFLGSIPLTPGQEASKRSEIDLPVPVVNLRPFSNSLSFDFTFQLLRKGNCQDTTPINMQGAVLGDSYLDLRGYPHYAPLPNLEIFANSGFPFTRYPDLATTTVVLPPTPTSEEIETFITLMGHFGRQSGYPTLRVTVAGPDAMQAGAASDFLVIGIGEDQPAFDKINKFLPVALSSGRVQTHDTQGFFAPIHRAWWKVQTNERAESGELIASGSPDGIIEGIESPFMSGSSIVAIRMKDAATFAPFMQTFLYVQQASDIQGSISMLLGTRFQSFRVGSAIYHVGTLPWWTRLTMQFREVPWLVAIIVMLLAFLLAIWMRNWLRMKARARLKMLD, from the coding sequence ATGACCCCAACCGGTTTATGGCAGGACATAGGAGCGGGTGAAAACCTGCTCATGCGCCTGCTGCGGTTTGTGTTCCTGGGAGCCGCAGCCGTCGCGTTCTATTTCCTGGCTGTCCTGCCTCTGACCTGGCCGCAGCAGGCTGTTTGCGGACTGCTGACCCTGCTGATGGCCATGGCCCTTTCGCGCAGCTCAGACTCCTACCTGATCACTCTCACCCTGATGATCATGTCGATGTTCTGCACCTTCCGTTACGGATATTGGCGCATATCATCGACCGTGCAGTTTTTTGAGGACCCCGCCAACCACCCCGGCATGCTCGACGGGTTCTTCATCCTCAGCCTGGTGTTGGCTGAGGTATACGCATTTATCATTCTCTTCCTCGGATACTTCCAGACGATCTGGCCCCTGCGTCGCGCGCCCGTGGCCCTCCCAGACGATGAAGACGAGTGGCCGCACATCGACGTCCTCATTCCGACCTATAACGAGCCGCTCGATGTTGTGCGTTACACCGCTCTCGGCGCGCTCAACATGGATTGGCCGGCCGACAAAATGCACGTCTATATTCTCGACGACGGTCGCCGTAAGGAGTTCGAGCAGTTCGCGTTTGAGGCAGGCATCGGATACAAGACCCGCACCGATAACAAGCACGCCAAGGCCGGCAACATCAACACGGCGCTTAAGGCACTGAGCTCTCCTTACGTCGCCATCTTCGACTGCGATCACGTGCCAACGCGCAGCTTCCTGCAGATGACCATGGGCTGGTTCATGCGCGATTCCAAGCTGGCCATGCTGCAGACGCCGCACCATTTCTATTCGCCCGATCCGTTCGAGCGCAACCTGCAGCAGTTCCGTATCATTCCCAACGAAGGCGAGCTGTTCTACGGAATCGTGCAGGACGGCAACGACTTCTGGAACGCCACATTCTTCTGCGGCTCCTGCGCGGTGCTTCGCCGCGAGGCGCTCGATGAAATCGGCGGCATCGCTGTCGAGACCGTCACGGAAGACGCGCACACCTCTCTGCGCATGCAGATGAACGGGTGGGGCACTGCCTACATCAACATTCCTCAGGCTGCCGGGCTCGCAACCGAGCGCCTTTCCGCGCACGTCGGCCAGCGAATTCGCTGGGCTCGCGGCATGATCCAGATTCTGCGCACCGACAATCCTCTCTTCGCACCGGGGCTGAAATTTCCGCAGCGTCTTTGCTACTTCAACGCAATGATGCACTTCATGTATGCGATTCCGCGCCTGATCTTCCTCACCGCGCCGCTGATCTACCTGATCCTGTCGCACACCAATGTGCCGGGCTACTGGGCCGCGATTCTCGCGTACGCATTGCCGCACTTGATTCTCTCCAACGTCACCAACTCGCGCATTCAGGGTGAGCACCGCCATTCGTTCTGGAACGAGATCTACGAGACCGTGCTCTCGCCTTACATCCTGCTGCCCACCGTGATGGCGCTGATCAACCCCAAGCTGGGTAAGTTCAACGTCACGGCCAAGGGTGGCGTGGTCAGGCAGACGTTCTTCGACACCAAGATCGCACAGCCGTTCCTGATCCTGCTACTCTTCAACGTCGCAGGGCTGTTGGTTGCCATTCCGCGCTACTTCATCTGGGACCGCGATCGTCCGGGCACGGTGTTGATGAACGTCTTGTGGTCGGTCTTCAACATCATCATTCTCGGTGTCACCACAGCCGTAGCGCGCGAAATGCGCCAGCTTCGCACCACCGTCCGCATCTCGATCGTCACGCCGGTCATGGCGCGCATGCCCGATGGCTCCCTGATTGAGGGCGAGACCGTCGACATGTCTTCGGGCGGCACCGCCATTCGGTTCAACCAGACAGTGGAACTGGCGCCTCAGACAGAGGTGATGCTCGCCTTCCCAATGCCGAACGGAACGCAACAGCTCCATGCCAAGGTCGTTGGAGGCGACGGAGCGACGCTGCGGGTGAAGTTCGAGAACCTGACCATCGCGGAACAGGAAGTGCTCACAATGGTTTTGTACTCCCGTGCCGATTCCTGGCTGGGTTGGGGCGAATCCCGCGAAAGCGACAACGTATTGAAGAGCCTGTCCCGCATCTTCCAAATCTCCATGCACGGTCTTTCGCAAACCGCCAAAAGCCTGGTCACCCCCAGGGCCAAGTCGAAGAAGAAGAAAGCCGCCAGCGTCGCTGCGGCAACTTCCGCTGTGCTGGTCATCGCCGCCATGATCGGACTGGACGCGCCGCGCCTGCATGCGCAGCCGGCGGTCAGCGCCAGCGGAGAACAAGCCCGCCCCGGCACAACCGCCGCTTCCGCTGTACCGGCGCCCCCCGGCCAGTTTCGCGACACCTTCAGCCTGGGCGATACCGGTTCTTCGCAGATCGACATGCACGGTGTGGACAGCTCCACCACCATCTACTTCACGCTGCCACAGACCCACGTTGCAAAGACCGCGAAGATTCACGTCAGCTACGCATTCTCTCCCGCGCTGTTGCCCGAGATCAGCCACCTTAAGCTGATATTGAACGGCACCCTGTTTGCCACCATCGAGCCCACGCCCGATGGATCCGGCCGCAGCAAAGGCGAAGTATCTGAAGCTGAGTTCAATATCCCGCCCGAGCTCATGGTGCACAACAACGCGCTGACCATGCAGTTCATCGGTCACTACACGCTGATGTGCGAGGACCCGGCGAACTCCACCCTATGGGCGCGCGTTCACCGCACCACTTATCTCGACATGCAGGGCGACCTCCTGCCGCTGGCCGACGATCTGAAGCAGCTCCCGCTGCCGTTCCTCGACGCCGCTGTTGTGCAGCCCTTGAGCCTGCCGGTTGTGTTCGCCTCGGCTCCGGACTCCAAAGCCATTCAGGCCGCCGGCATCGTCACCAGCTACTTCGGCATGATCTCCGAAGGGCGTCCGGTTCGTTTTCCGGTCCATATCGGAGAACTCCCCGCCGGCAACGCCGTCATCATTTCCGACAGCCCATCGAATCTGCCTGCCGGCATCAATCTCGGCGCAGGCGCCAGTGGCCCCATCGTGGCCATGCGGCCCAATCCCAACGATCCCTACGGGAAAGTTCTTGTCGTCGCCGGCGGTGATCCCGACCAGGTCATCCAGGCTGCCCAGGCTGTTGCGCTGCAGAGCGGACTTCTACAAGGCCCGCAAGCCTCCATCGACCGCCTCGACCTTCCCGCAAGACGGCCCGCGGACTCCGCACCACGCTGGGCGCAGACCGATCAGAAGATCGCCCTCTGGGACTACAAGGCGCGCGACTCCATGCAGGGAGACGGCTCCGCCCCGCTCAATGTCTATTTCCGTATCCCGCCCGACATTTACTTCGCAGATCGTCCCAACTCGATCCTGCACATGTCCTATCGCTATAACTCGATCCCCATCGGGCCGATCTCGAGCATGCAGATACGCATCAACAACGCCTTCCTTGGCTCGATCCCATTGACCCCGGGCCAGGAAGCATCAAAGCGCAGCGAGATCGATCTGCCGGTGCCGGTCGTCAATCTTCGCCCGTTCTCGAACTCGCTCTCGTTCGATTTCACATTCCAGCTCTTGAGAAAAGGGAACTGCCAGGACACCACGCCCATCAATATGCAGGGCGCGGTTTTGGGTGACAGCTATCTCGATTTGCGCGGCTATCCGCATTACGCGCCGCTGCCGAACCTCGAAATCTTCGCCAACTCGGGCTTCCCGTTCACGCGCTATCCCGATCTGGCCACCACCACCGTCGTGCTGCCTCCCACTCCAACCTCAGAAGAGATCGAAACCTTCATTACGTTGATGGGCCACTTCGGGCGTCAGAGCGGCTACCCCACTCTGCGGGTAACTGTCGCCGGCCCGGATGCGATGCAAGCCGGCGCTGCCTCCGATTTCCTGGTCATCGGTATCGGAGAAGATCAGCCGGCCTTCGACAAGATCAACAAGTTCTTACCGGTCGCGCTATCGAGCGGCCGTGTCCAGACGCACGACACCCAGGGCTTCTTCGCGCCCATCCATCGCGCCTGGTGGAAGGTGCAGACCAATGAACGCGCCGAGTCCGGCGAGCTCATTGCCTCCGGCTCACCTGACGGCATCATCGAAGGCATCGAATCGCCCTTCATGAGCGGCAGCAGCATCGTTGCCATCCGCATGAAAGACGCAGCCACCTTCGCGCCCTTCATGCAGACCTTCCTGTACGTGCAGCAGGCGAGCGATATTCAGGGCTCCATATCGATGCTTCTAGGCACGCGCTTCCAGTCTTTCCGCGTGGGTTCGGCTATTTACCACGTCGGCACACTGCCCTGGTGGACGCGCCTCACCATGCAGTTCAGAGAAGTTCCGTGGCTGGTCGCCATCATCGTCATGTTGCTCGCATTCCTGCTGGCAATCTGGATGCGCAACTGGCTTCGCATGAAGGCAAGGGCCCGGCTCAAGATGCTCGACTGA